Below is a genomic region from Miscanthus floridulus cultivar M001 chromosome 1, ASM1932011v1, whole genome shotgun sequence.
ACGACGCCATGGGAACGTCGGGGCTTCTTCTTCGCGCAGACCGAACGTCGGGGCGTCAAGATCCTGCCGCGAGGCTTCTGTCTCTCGTTTTTTATGTGTTAGGAAGAGGCGGCTCTGATTGCCATGATAGATTGGATGGTAACTATGGTTGCCTATCTTGGCTCACCATAGGCTGCGCGTTTATATATATAGAACCAACAGTTACAGATATAGATTGTTTAAACTAGGACTCCTGATATTACATTGAACCCGAATTGAATCTATCCTATCTATAGAATCTATCCTATCTATAGGAGTCCCAATTGTAACAACCTGGAAAGCACGTTACAATATCTTGTATAACACGTTTATCTCTAACATTTAGTTCGCGAATTtaagaaatttggctactgtaacacttttttttatttttatttggtaattagtgttcaatcatggactaattaggctcaaaacgttcgtctcgtaatttccaaccaaattgtgcaattagtttttttttgtctacatttaatgatcaatgcacgtatcgcaagatttgatgtgatagctactgtagcattttttgaaaaaaaaatttaggaactaaacaagcacttagGTGAAAAGTAATTTCTTCCAAACTTTCAccagggcctcgtttagattgcgaaaaaatttcaaccgatgaatagtaccatttttgtcttatttgacaaatattgtccaatcgtggaccaactaggctcaaaagattcatctcgtgatttccaactaaactatgtaattagttattttttttacctacatttaatactccatacaagctgctaaaaattgatgtgatgaagagagagtaaaaaaacttggaatttaaatggcatctaaacaaggcccagaaaGAGAACAAAAACTGGCAATCCTCGAGTTGGAACTCCCGAAAAATTCCCATCTGCTCTGAGCCTCTGATCGGCGGGAGATCGGAGGCGCAAGTTTTCGGTACTCCCGAAATCTGCTCCTATCTGATTGGCGGAGGGACCCCTCCCACGGATCGTGCCCGACGAATCCATCGCAGCCGTCCACGCCCCTTCAGATCCGACCGCCCGTTCCCTCGCACGCGGATCGACGGGCCCACTAGCCTCCGCGTTTAACTACCCGGCACCGCCTGCCATTGCCGATCATCTCGCACTCTCGCATTCCTCCGATCTCCCAAGACCTCCTCTGACCCGAGAAGCTACTCGTAGCGCAGACGCGGCCATGGATTCCACCGGCGCTGGAGCGGGAGGGAAGGTGAAGAAGGGAGCGGGCGGGCGCAAGGCCGGCGGGCCGAGGAAGAAGTCGGTGTCGAGGTCCGTGAAGGCCGGGCTCCAGTTCCCCGTCGGCCGCATCGGTCGTTACCTCAAGAAGGGCCGCTACGCCCAGCGCGTCGGCACCGGCGCCCCCGTCTACCTCGCCGCCGTCCTCGAGTACCTCGCCGCTGAGGTAAACGACATCACGATCCTCGTCTGCAATTGAGCCATTGTGTTAAATCTAATCTTGCAACGGCGTGTTATTTCTGTGGTGCTGATTCGCTTTGCTTCCTTTTTGTGGTCAGGTTCTGGAGCTCGCCGGCAACGCTGCCAGGGACAACAAGAAGACGCGCATCATCCCCCGCCACGTGCTACTTGCGATCCGCAACGACGAGGAGCTCGGGAAGCTGCTGGCCGGCGTCACCATCGCCCACGGCGGCGTGCTGCCCAACATCAACCCGGTTCTGCTGCCCAAGAAGACGGCCGAGAAGGCTTCCAGCGGCGGGAGCAAGGAGGCCAAGTCGCCCAAGAAGGCTGCCAAATCCCCCAAGAAGGCATAGACTGTCCAACCCAGATCCGATGTTTGGCACTACCAGTGATGCGTAGGTTGTAGATGGGATGAATGTGCTTGGATGTGTACCTGTCTTGCTGCAAGTTGTTCTCTGTGATTTATAATGGAAGAAGAAATGCCTTGTTTCTTAGAAGTTGCAATATCTtgtgcctgatttcatttctgcATTGTTGTCATTCGTGATTTGCAGCCTGGTTGGTATTACACCTTGCTGTTCAATTTTTCGAAGGTGCTTCTGGCTGGCAATTGTGTCAGAAAGTCCGCACATCTGGTTTCTCTGAGCTTATCGCAGCATAAATTTTCGTTGGGGTATACAGATTCTTGCACAAGTCTGAGGGAATATAACCTTTAGAATTGTGCTTAACAGTCATCTTACTATATTATCTGTAGAATAGCTTTACCAATCTGTTCTCAGCCATTAACTATTTTCTTCATTCTAAATTATTagatgttttagcttttctagatacatcgaTTTTATTATGTACTTAGCAATaaactatgtctagatacatactaaaacaaatatatttagaaaagttaaaacgtattataatttggaacggagagactATTAAAATCTTAACtaaaaaaagttttgaatatcgttttttttttttgcagactTTAGTTTTGAATACTCTGTTAACCAACCAGACTGTGGACAGGTCAACAGGAACAAATAGAGAACAACTGTTTAAGATAGTGGTGGCATTAAAGATACCCAAAATTAACTTCTGCATACACATGTATATACATCCTGTTCCTTTCGGCTGAAACGAGCATGGATTATTACTGTTAGCTggttttgtgtgagagaaaaatactattttggttTATAAtacacgatcgtttacgaccaagcgaacatgctgatagAAGTTACAACGGCAATTGGGAATTCAGGAGATTTGGCATCAGATATAATCTCATGGCATTCTCATTTTCAGGTTCAGAAACGAACACAAGCTGAAGCGTGCTAACTTCTGTAACAAATATGCAAAAGACTAGAAAAAAAACAGAATACTGTAATGACTTGGAAAGATAAGCTTGGGGATTAATCTTGTCGGTGAAAGCCAAAAGACTAGACATATGAAAGAAAATGGCGAATCTTCTGCAATGAAGGGTGTCCTACTTGCTTGTGTCATTTTGCCATCTACACAAATATCAATCTTCCAGATAGAATTTTTTAAGATAAATTTCATTAGAGAAAGttaagtataaagaatataacgtaAAAATGATAAGCTGATTCCAGTTGACAACTTGCTCAGGGAATGAAGTATGCAAatgcttttcattttaatttaatTCAATAAATGAAACCTGAGAACAACTGGATTCAGAAGAGATTATCGCTGATGACAGTGGAATTCCAGGCTTAACACCCTCACAGATTGAAAGTATATTGGTATGTAGGTTTGAAAACAGGTGGAAATGGTTAGAAAAAAGATATTTAGGCCCCTTTGGAAGGTAGGAGTCTGTACATGAATTTCACTGGAATCAGCTAATTTTTACAAGAAAAATGCAGAGAACAAGAAAAGTTCCCACATTCCAAAGGTGTCCTTAAATGGAAAGAATCTCCCTGGGTTGGAAATTTT
It encodes:
- the LOC136501236 gene encoding histone H2A: MDSTGAGAGGKVKKGAGGRKAGGPRKKSVSRSVKAGLQFPVGRIGRYLKKGRYAQRVGTGAPVYLAAVLEYLAAEVLELAGNAARDNKKTRIIPRHVLLAIRNDEELGKLLAGVTIAHGGVLPNINPVLLPKKTAEKASSGGSKEAKSPKKAAKSPKKA